A window of the Clostridia bacterium genome harbors these coding sequences:
- a CDS encoding NAD-dependent malic enzyme produces MDYQKESLKLHDEWRGKIEVTSRVKVETMEDLSLAYTPGVAEPCRKISKECEKVYEYTRKWNLVAVVTDGSAVLGLGDIGAEAGMPVMEGKAVLFKTFADVDAFPICVGSKDVDDIVNTVKLIAPTFGGINLEDISAPRCFEIEKRLKQELDIPVFHDDQHGTAVITLAAMMNALKIVGKQMQEISAVINGAGAAGVAIAKLLMSMGLKDVVLCDRRGAIYEGRDGLNATKQEIAQMTNNNRKKGNLEDVIKDTDVFIGVSAPNVVTPEMVKTMNKDACIFAMANPVPEIYPDQAKKAGARVIGTGRSDFPNQINNVLAFPGIFRGALDVRARDINDEMKIAAAEAIASLISDEELNEDYILPKPFDSRVGKAVAKAVSKAAIKSGVARVNKTV; encoded by the coding sequence ATGGATTATCAGAAGGAATCCCTTAAGTTACATGATGAATGGAGAGGTAAAATTGAGGTAACCAGCAGAGTAAAAGTAGAGACTATGGAGGATTTATCTCTTGCTTACACTCCTGGTGTTGCAGAACCCTGTAGAAAGATAAGCAAAGAATGTGAAAAAGTATATGAGTATACCAGGAAATGGAACTTGGTTGCCGTCGTTACTGATGGTTCTGCTGTACTGGGGCTAGGAGACATAGGGGCAGAGGCAGGTATGCCCGTTATGGAAGGAAAGGCCGTATTGTTTAAGACATTTGCTGATGTTGATGCTTTTCCTATATGTGTAGGCTCGAAGGATGTTGACGATATAGTGAATACTGTTAAGTTGATAGCACCTACTTTTGGTGGTATAAATTTAGAAGATATATCTGCACCTAGATGTTTTGAAATAGAAAAAAGGCTTAAGCAAGAGTTGGATATACCAGTTTTCCATGATGACCAACACGGTACAGCCGTCATAACTCTTGCTGCGATGATGAACGCTTTAAAAATAGTGGGTAAACAAATGCAAGAAATTTCGGCAGTGATCAATGGAGCAGGTGCGGCGGGTGTAGCTATAGCAAAGCTTTTGATGAGCATGGGACTTAAAGACGTGGTTTTATGTGATAGAAGAGGGGCTATATATGAGGGAAGAGATGGATTGAATGCGACAAAACAGGAAATAGCACAGATGACCAATAACAACAGGAAAAAAGGTAATTTGGAGGATGTAATAAAGGATACAGATGTATTTATAGGAGTATCAGCCCCAAATGTAGTTACACCTGAAATGGTGAAGACTATGAACAAGGACGCGTGTATATTTGCAATGGCCAATCCTGTACCCGAAATATATCCTGATCAGGCTAAAAAAGCCGGCGCAAGGGTTATAGGGACAGGCAGATCGGATTTCCCAAATCAGATAAATAACGTGCTTGCTTTTCCGGGTATATTTAGAGGTGCCTTAGATGTGAGGGCGAGGGATATAAATGATGAGATGAAAATTGCGGCGGCAGAGGCAATTGCTTCTCTCATATCCGATGAGGAACTCAACGAAGATTATATACTACCTAAACCGTTTGACAGCAGAGTAGGAAAAGCTGTAGCTAAAGCTGTAAGTAAAGCAGCTATAAAGTCTGGGGTAGCTAGAGTGAATAAGACTGTCTGA